One window from the genome of Gimesia aquarii encodes:
- a CDS encoding radical SAM protein: MYLKMAKRVLMETDKRLVWKLAYNFGFKGALSVHKHKKRLKRGEFFPPFLYISVINSCNLRCQGCWVDVAAKQEKIDVEAMSRLIKEAKEMGNSFFGILGGEPFMHPQLLEILERHPDCYFQIFTNGQFITDEIAKKLRKLGNATPLISVEGNEIISNLRRGRNDVYEKTMQGIQNCLNNKLLTGVCTSLCKSNIDDLLTEEWVDKLIDMGVMYCWYHIYRVAGPEPNPELALSPEEQLRARKFVVDIRARKPIGVIDAYFDHDGTALCPAATGLSHHINPWGDIEPCPVIQFATDSIHDKSKTLKEKFVQSEFLKDFREVVQQNTRGCIILERPDLLEDLVKKHGAKDSTARKQAMQELQNLETRTSQYAPGNEIPEKSFVYRVAKRFFFNDFGVYEGTDHSQTAAPGILASRDAATSDSKTDPANFVPLETIKSDIQ, encoded by the coding sequence ATGTATCTCAAAATGGCCAAACGCGTCTTGATGGAAACAGACAAAAGGCTCGTCTGGAAATTAGCTTATAATTTTGGATTCAAAGGCGCACTGTCGGTCCACAAACACAAAAAACGACTTAAACGAGGAGAGTTCTTCCCTCCCTTTCTCTACATCTCAGTGATCAACAGTTGTAATCTTCGCTGCCAGGGATGTTGGGTGGACGTCGCAGCTAAGCAGGAAAAAATCGATGTGGAAGCGATGTCACGTCTGATTAAAGAAGCAAAGGAAATGGGGAATTCCTTTTTCGGAATACTGGGGGGTGAACCTTTCATGCACCCACAGTTACTGGAAATTCTGGAACGTCATCCAGATTGTTATTTTCAGATTTTTACAAACGGCCAATTCATCACTGATGAAATCGCAAAAAAGCTCCGCAAATTAGGAAACGCGACCCCGCTGATTAGTGTGGAAGGAAATGAAATCATCAGCAACCTCCGCAGAGGTCGCAATGATGTCTATGAAAAGACAATGCAGGGGATACAAAACTGTCTAAATAATAAATTGCTTACCGGAGTATGCACCAGCTTGTGCAAATCGAATATCGACGATTTACTCACTGAAGAATGGGTTGATAAGCTGATCGATATGGGTGTGATGTATTGCTGGTATCACATCTATCGTGTTGCAGGCCCGGAACCTAACCCTGAATTAGCCCTCTCACCAGAAGAGCAATTACGCGCCCGAAAGTTCGTTGTCGATATACGCGCAAGAAAACCCATTGGTGTAATTGATGCTTATTTCGATCACGATGGTACTGCACTCTGCCCGGCTGCGACTGGTCTGAGCCACCATATCAATCCCTGGGGAGATATCGAACCATGTCCTGTGATCCAGTTTGCCACTGATTCTATTCATGATAAATCTAAAACACTAAAAGAGAAGTTCGTACAATCGGAGTTTCTTAAAGACTTCAGAGAAGTCGTACAGCAAAATACACGCGGTTGCATTATTCTTGAACGTCCGGACCTACTGGAAGATCTAGTTAAAAAACATGGTGCTAAAGATTCCACTGCGCGGAAACAAGCGATGCAGGAATTGCAAAATTTGGAAACACGTACTTCACAGTATGCTCCCGGTAACGAGATTCCGGAAAAGAGCTTTGTCTATCGTGTTGCTAAAAGATTTTTCTTCAACGACTTTGGTGTCTATGAAGGAACAGATCATAGCCAAACAGCAGCACCGGGAATTCTGGCGAGCCGTGATGCTGCTACATCTGATTCAAAAACCGATCCTGCAAATTTCGTCCCACTGGAAACGATCAAAAGTGACATTCAGTAA